From the genome of Corallococcus macrosporus DSM 14697:
GGTGGCCCGAGCGGGAGTGCGCCATCCTGCTGCGCCTGCGTCACCCCAACGTGGTGGCGTTCCGCGCCGGCGGCAGGTTCCCGGGCGAACAGCCCCGGCAGTTCTACCTGGCGATGGAGTACGTGCGAGGCCGGACGCTGCATCAGTGGGTGGAAGAGGAGAACCCCAGCGCGCGCCAGGTGGCACGGCTGCTGCGCGGCATGGCCCGGGGCCTGGAGGCGACGCACGCGGCGGGCGTCGTGCACCGCGACATCAAGGAGTCCAACGTCATGGTGCGGGAGGCGGACGGAGCGCCCGTGCTGGTGGACTTCGGCGTGGGCGACTTCGCCGGCGCGCCCCGCCTCACCCAGGGCGTCCTGCCGCCAGGGACCATGCGCTACCGCAGCCCGGAGGCGCTGGCGTTCCGCAGGGCCAGCAGCTCGGCGATGGAGCCGAAGTACCGGTGTGAGCCGGCGGATGACGTCTACGCGCTCGGCGTGGTCCTCTACTGGATGCTCACCGGCCGCCCCCCCTTCCTGGAGGTGGTGACCCCTACGCAAATCGAGGCCGTCATCTCCGAGGCGCCGCTGGCGCCCCAGGGGGTGAACCCGCGAGTGCCACCGGCGCTGGGCGAGCTGTGTCTGCGAATCCTGGCCAAGGCCCCAGAAGCCCGTGGGAGCGCGGCGGATCTGCGCGCGGACGTGGAGCGGGCGCTCGCCGCCGCCGACGCGACGTGGGACGTCCCCTTGTGCGAGTGGCGGCAGGACGCGGAGGCACCCGAGCCGGAGCCCTGGCCCGAGCACGACAACGACGCTGCGTTGGCGATGTGGGTCGAGGCGGGTGACGCTCCCTGGCGCACGCCCAGGCGCGGCCCCCTGCCGCACAAGGCCCCGCTGGAGCCGCCGGCCGCCGCGGACGCGGCGTCACGTGTGCTCGCTCCGGGACGCGCGGCGCGCTGGGCGGTGCTGCTCGTGGGGCTCGTGTGCGCGGTGGGCGTGGGGCGCTGGGTGACGGCACCCGCGCCTGACGGCATGGGGAATCCCAGCCGGGAAGTGGCTTTGGCCAGTGGCCAGCCAGAAAGTGGGCACGCCGCGCCACTGCCCGCCCCCGGGCCCACCCACGCGGCCGTCACCGCCGAGGTGGCGCACCCGAAGAAGGACGAGCTCCCCGTGAAGCAGAAGCCCGACAGCATGACGACTCCCCAGCAGCCCGCCTCCAGCGCGCGGGCCCTCAAGGCAGCGGCCCGAACGATGGTCGCCGTCGCCGCCTGCTCGGGCCTGGGCTGCCCCAGCGGCCCGCAGGTGCGCCCAGCACCTCCTGGCGAAGCCTGCCCGCCCGGTGCGGAGGCGGCCATGGAGCGGGCCGGGATTCGCATTGGCGCCGGCACGGGCCTCCTCTTCGTCGACGGAAAGGGGTACGGAGACCCCGTCCCCGTCCGGGAGGGGCGAGTTCAGGTTGAGCTCGGACCCGGTTTCGGAACGCTGTCTTCAGGCACGGCGGTAGGCGAGCTCATCTTCGCCGACCGCGTCTATGGCCGCTTCACCCAGGCCTACACCCGTGGAGGGGACTTCATCCCGGTGTGTCTGGAGATGGTCGAGCAGCACGGCGTGCGCGGCCTCCGAAGGAAGAGCAGCGACCCGAGCCCTGGCACCGCCATCGTCAGCAACACCGCCATCGTGTTCGCCGTGGAGCGCTTCGAATAGCCCCCTCCGCCACCGACCCGCGCCGTCC
Proteins encoded in this window:
- a CDS encoding serine/threonine-protein kinase: MAEAQGREDSPGTRIAGFTLGKRLGSGAFGDVYLATRDGEEVALKLQDLHRMAGWPERECAILLRLRHPNVVAFRAGGRFPGEQPRQFYLAMEYVRGRTLHQWVEEENPSARQVARLLRGMARGLEATHAAGVVHRDIKESNVMVREADGAPVLVDFGVGDFAGAPRLTQGVLPPGTMRYRSPEALAFRRASSSAMEPKYRCEPADDVYALGVVLYWMLTGRPPFLEVVTPTQIEAVISEAPLAPQGVNPRVPPALGELCLRILAKAPEARGSAADLRADVERALAAADATWDVPLCEWRQDAEAPEPEPWPEHDNDAALAMWVEAGDAPWRTPRRGPLPHKAPLEPPAAADAASRVLAPGRAARWAVLLVGLVCAVGVGRWVTAPAPDGMGNPSREVALASGQPESGHAAPLPAPGPTHAAVTAEVAHPKKDELPVKQKPDSMTTPQQPASSARALKAAARTMVAVAACSGLGCPSGPQVRPAPPGEACPPGAEAAMERAGIRIGAGTGLLFVDGKGYGDPVPVREGRVQVELGPGFGTLSSGTAVGELIFADRVYGRFTQAYTRGGDFIPVCLEMVEQHGVRGLRRKSSDPSPGTAIVSNTAIVFAVERFE